A single genomic interval of Zingiber officinale cultivar Zhangliang chromosome 4A, Zo_v1.1, whole genome shotgun sequence harbors:
- the LOC121971420 gene encoding PHD finger protein EHD3-like, translated as MGFEESSCQGFVKQEESSWARFITYKRRKRGSPDADSVHLLDTPPERTRDIGWDHGEIIDGNELHWRCKWCGLSKYSGGVSKLKRHIAGSYPVKKCPNVPEDIAKLMLNHLLEKQNLIPMRLTRQSAAKRTELDSLHNNDFANNGCLENNLEMNLESPDRHIKCNSPRISAQRCPSTKQSKIASQLHAISETKDVEDPDKMVSHSSNRIISHWKNIVEQQCRLPYIKPGHGIWNVFNDALALNHSQLSEKWMVDLVEDNKQLKDRSSVGSEMKIQQQNSICAMTDKGQETAQSKDTLYESIASYCGEDTNTQKCERALLDILISEKFALLCDFIREFEEGEAKNCLDFSFIDTKLKNGDYEQAPEFLNQDIQQIWEKFQKMAQKMLIISSNLSSISTEKQVANQLDGGRKHSLSADPTVQSKYSRSDCSIKPHETEAADLYKVCTCKQCGTEANGQRSLICDGCEAMYHFSCIKPVLSEIPIQCWYCNACTSNGKDSPDPASSDSKKDSLHKNCAVCDRLEVSETQEDADEHGSGAIPVTDCGESSISNLNSEEPPELSRTVKSSLCKVCGECEEEDRKFLICGHIQCPFKFYHVRCLKTSQIASAQQLNKQCWYCPSCLCRACLCDQDDEKIVLCDGCDEAYHTYCMKPPRTMVPKGEWYCVPCSIARAKEGMKRYEQWILQQHRKIEGGQSDEAIGSVDVLPSVAEKLSSGKKGTIKRTAQ; from the exons TTGTTGGACACACCACCTGAGAGAACTAGGGACATCGGGTGGGACCATGGTGAGATAATTGATGGCAATGAATTGCACTGGAGGTGCAAATGGTGTGGATTAAGCAAATATAGTGGCGGAGTATCTAAACTGAAGAGGCATATTGCTGGGTCTTATCCTGTTAAAAAGTGCCCAAATGTTCCAGAAGATATTGCTAAGTTGATGCTGAACCATCTACTGGAGAAGCAAAACCTCATACCCATGAGATTGACTAGGCAGTCTGCTGCTAAGAGAACGGAGTTGGATAGTCTCCATAATAATGATTTTGCTAATAATGGTTGTTTAGAAAAcaacttggagatgaatctggaaaGTCCAGATAGACACATTAAGTGTAATTCACCTAGAATTAGTGCTCAAAGGTGCCCGAGCACTAAGCAATCAAAGATTGCTTCTCAACTACATGCTATCAGTGAGACTAAG GACGTGGAGGATCCTGATAAGATGGTTTCACATTCTAGTAATAGAATAATCAGTCACTGGAAAAATATTGTGGAACAACAGTGCAGGTTGCCCTATATAAAACCTGGTCATGGCATATGGAACGTTTTCAATGATGCACTGGCATTAAATCATTCTCAACTTTCTGAAAAGTGGATGGTTGATCTTGTTGAGGATAATAAACAGCTAAAG GATAGATCGTCTGTGGGTTCTGAAATGAAAATTCAGCAACAGAACTCAATTTGTGCTATGACTGATAAAGGACAAGAAACTGCCCAATCAAAAGATACACTTTATGAATCGATTGCCAGCTACTGTGGTGAAGATACTAACACTCAGAAATGTGAAAGAGCTCTCCTTGACATTTTGATCTCAGAAAAGTTTGCCTTATTATGTGATTTTATTCGGGAATTTGAAGAGGGTGAGGCTAAGAACTGTTTGGACTTTAGCTTCATtgatacaaaattaaaaaatgggGATTATGAACAGGCGCCAGAGTTCTTAAACCAAGATATCCAGCAG ATATGGGAAAAGTTCCAAAAAATGGCTCAAAAGATGCTTATTATATCAAGCAATCTTTCAAGTATCTCAACGGAGAAGCAG GTGGCTAACCAACTCGATGGCGGTAGGAAGCATTCTCTAAGTGCAGATCCTACAGTACAGTCTAAATATAGCAGATCAGATTGTTCCATAAAACCCCATGAAACAGAGGCAGCTGATCTGTACAAAGTTTGCACTTGTAAGCAGTGTGGCACCGAAGCAAATGGTCAGCGCAGCCTCATTTGTGATGGATGCGAGGCAATGTACCATTTCTCCTGCATCAAACCTGTGCTTAGTGAGATTCCAATTCAGTGCTGGTACTGCAATGCGTGTACTTCAAATGGCAAGGACTCCCCTGATCCAGCATCTTCTGACAGCAAGAAAGACAGTTTGCACAAAAACTGTGCGGTTTGTGACAGACTTGAAGTTTCTGAAACACAAGAGGATGCTGATGAGCATGGTAGTGGGGCCATTCCAGTCACTGATTGCGGGGAGAGCTCCATCTCTAATTTGAATTCTGAAGAGCCACCTGAATTGTCAAGAACCGTAAAGTCATCTTTGTGCAAGGTATGTGGTGAATGCGAGGAGGAAGACAGAAAATTCCTAATATGTGGTCACATTCAGTGCCCTTTCAAGTTCTACCACGTCAGATGCCTAAAAACAAGTCAGATAGCTAGTGCTCAACAACTGAACAAGCAGTGCTGGTATTGCCCATCTTGCCTTTGCAGGGCCTGTCTATGTGATCAGGACGATGAAAAGATTGTTTTATGTGATGGTTGTGACGAGGCCTACCACACCTACTGCATGAAACCACCTCGAACCATGGTACCCAAAGGCGAGTGGTATTGTGTACCATGCAGTATTGCTAGAGCAAAGGAAGGTATGAAAAGATATGAGCAATGGATCTTGCAGCAGCACAGGAAGATTGAAGGCGGGCAGAGTGATGAAGCTATTGGGTCAGTAGATGTGCTTCCGAGTGTCGCTGAAAAGCTAAGCTCAGGCAAAAAGGGCACTATAAAGCGGACTGCCCAGTAG